In the Salinisphaera sp. T31B1 genome, one interval contains:
- a CDS encoding YciI family protein, with protein MPYLIETYDKPDHHDLRLSTRDVHLAYLDANAERLIACGAKLDDAGEIASGGIYLVDVDTRAAAERFIEADPFHQAELFERVVITRWRKAYVDGRNVL; from the coding sequence ATGCCTTATCTCATCGAAACCTACGACAAGCCCGATCACCATGATCTGCGGCTGTCCACCCGCGACGTGCATCTGGCATATCTGGATGCCAACGCCGAGCGTCTGATCGCCTGTGGCGCCAAGCTCGACGATGCCGGCGAAATCGCATCGGGCGGCATCTACCTGGTCGATGTCGACACGCGCGCGGCCGCCGAGCGCTTCATCGAAGCCGATCCGTTCCACCAGGCCGAGCTGTTCGAGCGCGTGGTGATCACGCGCTGGCGCAAGGCCTATGTCGACGGCCGCAACGTACTCTAG
- a CDS encoding TIGR00366 family protein gives MQTLASFFTRLISRYLPDPLVIAVILTVFTMTLALAVEGTTPLDAVRYWGDGFWDLLAFSMQMTVILLAGYILARTPLVDALLDRIAATVSTPFMAIVVATLVGSIGSWLNWGFGLVIGTLVAQKLAVKVRGLHYPLVIAAAYSGFCLYGIGLSGSVPLLISTEGHFLQDQIGLVPLTQTIFSPVLLITSGLIVLTLPLFNALLHPKNADEIIEIDPATVTRPSAGHDEHGRRTVADRLNHSRVVGIGIGLIGLIYIGLHFADGGTLNLNTVNFLFVFLGILLFASPARYLAALDDGVRIVSGIIVQYPFYAGIMGILVGSGLVVTFANLFVDISSAATLPIWSFISGALINLLAPSGGGQWAVQGPVMVQAAQALGASNAATALAVQIGDQWTNMIQPFWIIPVLAISGLRLRDVMGYMVLILGYLGIIFASAVLIWGALGT, from the coding sequence ATGCAGACATTAGCCAGCTTTTTCACCCGGCTGATCAGCCGCTACCTGCCCGATCCGCTCGTCATCGCGGTAATACTCACCGTGTTCACCATGACGCTGGCGCTCGCTGTGGAAGGCACGACACCGCTGGATGCCGTGCGCTACTGGGGCGACGGCTTCTGGGATCTGCTCGCCTTCAGTATGCAGATGACGGTGATTCTGCTGGCGGGCTATATCCTGGCGCGTACGCCGCTCGTGGATGCCCTGCTGGATCGCATCGCGGCCACCGTGTCCACGCCGTTCATGGCGATCGTGGTCGCCACGCTCGTGGGCAGCATCGGCAGCTGGCTGAACTGGGGGTTCGGCCTGGTGATCGGCACGCTGGTCGCCCAGAAGCTGGCCGTCAAGGTGCGTGGCCTGCACTATCCGCTGGTGATCGCAGCCGCTTACTCCGGCTTCTGCCTGTACGGGATCGGGCTGTCCGGCAGCGTACCGTTGCTGATCTCTACCGAAGGCCATTTCCTGCAGGACCAGATCGGCCTCGTACCGCTCACCCAGACGATCTTCTCGCCGGTTCTTCTGATCACCAGCGGGCTGATCGTACTTACCCTGCCGCTGTTCAACGCGCTGCTGCACCCGAAGAATGCCGACGAGATCATCGAGATCGACCCGGCGACCGTCACCCGCCCATCGGCCGGTCACGACGAGCACGGCAGGCGGACGGTCGCCGACCGGCTCAACCACAGCCGTGTGGTCGGTATCGGCATCGGCCTGATCGGTCTGATCTACATCGGCCTGCATTTCGCTGACGGGGGCACGCTGAACCTGAACACGGTCAATTTCCTGTTCGTGTTTCTGGGCATTCTGCTGTTCGCGTCTCCGGCCCGGTATCTGGCCGCGCTGGACGACGGCGTGCGGATCGTTTCCGGCATCATCGTTCAGTACCCGTTCTATGCCGGCATCATGGGCATACTGGTGGGTTCCGGACTGGTAGTCACCTTCGCCAACCTGTTCGTGGACATCTCAAGTGCCGCGACGCTGCCGATCTGGTCGTTCATCAGCGGGGCGCTGATCAATCTGCTGGCGCCTTCGGGCGGCGGGCAATGGGCGGTACAGGGCCCGGTGATGGTGCAGGCGGCGCAAGCGCTGGGCGCATCGAATGCCGCCACCGCACTCGCCGTGCAGATCGGCGACCAGTGGACCAACATGATCCAACCGTTCTGGATTATCCCCGTGCTGGCGATATCGGGGCTCAGGCTGCGCGACGTGATGGGCTATATGGTGCTCATTCTCGGCTACCTCGGCATCATCTTCGCCAGCGCCGTCCTCATCTGGGGCGCACTCGGCACCTGA
- the miaB gene encoding tRNA (N6-isopentenyl adenosine(37)-C2)-methylthiotransferase MiaB — protein sequence MTSATQPKVFVQTWGCQMNEYDSAKMVEVLRKQRGAERVNTPEEADVILLNTCSIREKAAEKVFSQLGRWRELKLERPDLVIGVGGCVASQEGHAIRERAPFVDMVFGPQTLHRLPEMLDAVQDNGAGIVDIAFPEIDKFDHMPPAKAEGATAFVSIMEGCSKYCSFCVVPYTRGEEISRPFDDVILEVAELAEQGVKEITLLGQNVNGYRGPMEDGSVCDLAMLVEFVAEIEGIERIRYTTSHPLEFSDALIEAYARVPKLANYLHLPVQSGSDAVLAQMKRGYTADHFRERIAKLREVRPDISLSTDIIVGHPGEGAEEFEQTMQLVEDIGFDAAFSFVYSKRPGTPAADMIDDTPRELKKDRLARLQARIGEFNRQYMQSMVGTSQRVLVERESKRGGGQMAGRTDSNRWVNFDGHPRMIGHFVDIEITEALDNSLRGRVTTIHETPATPDLASVG from the coding sequence ATGACCAGCGCCACGCAACCGAAAGTCTTCGTCCAGACCTGGGGCTGCCAGATGAACGAGTACGACTCGGCCAAGATGGTCGAAGTGCTGCGCAAGCAGCGCGGCGCCGAGCGCGTGAACACGCCGGAAGAAGCCGACGTGATCCTGCTCAACACCTGTTCGATCCGCGAAAAGGCGGCCGAGAAGGTGTTTTCGCAGCTCGGGCGCTGGCGCGAACTCAAGCTCGAGCGGCCGGATCTGGTGATCGGCGTGGGCGGCTGTGTGGCCTCTCAGGAAGGCCATGCGATCCGCGAGCGCGCGCCGTTCGTGGATATGGTCTTCGGCCCGCAGACGCTGCACCGGCTGCCCGAAATGCTCGATGCCGTACAGGACAACGGCGCCGGCATCGTCGATATCGCCTTTCCCGAGATCGACAAGTTCGATCACATGCCGCCGGCGAAAGCCGAAGGCGCGACCGCGTTCGTATCGATCATGGAAGGCTGTTCGAAGTACTGCAGCTTCTGTGTCGTGCCCTACACCCGCGGCGAGGAGATCTCGCGCCCGTTCGACGACGTGATCCTGGAAGTCGCGGAGCTCGCGGAGCAGGGTGTGAAGGAAATCACGCTGCTGGGCCAGAACGTCAACGGCTATCGCGGGCCGATGGAAGACGGCTCGGTCTGCGATCTGGCGATGCTGGTGGAGTTCGTGGCCGAAATCGAGGGCATCGAGCGGATTCGCTATACCACCAGCCATCCGCTGGAATTTTCGGATGCGCTGATCGAGGCCTATGCCCGTGTGCCGAAGCTCGCCAACTATCTGCATCTGCCGGTGCAGTCCGGCTCGGACGCGGTGCTGGCACAGATGAAGCGCGGCTATACGGCCGATCATTTCCGTGAGCGCATCGCGAAACTGCGCGAAGTGCGTCCGGACATCAGCCTGTCGACCGACATCATCGTCGGTCATCCGGGCGAGGGCGCTGAGGAGTTCGAGCAGACCATGCAGCTGGTCGAGGATATCGGCTTCGACGCCGCGTTTTCCTTCGTCTACAGCAAGCGGCCCGGCACACCGGCGGCCGACATGATCGACGACACGCCGCGCGAGTTGAAGAAAGACCGCCTGGCGCGCCTGCAGGCCCGGATCGGCGAGTTCAATCGCCAGTACATGCAGTCCATGGTCGGCACGTCCCAGCGCGTGCTGGTCGAACGCGAATCCAAACGCGGCGGTGGCCAGATGGCCGGACGTACCGATTCCAATCGCTGGGTCAATTTCGACGGCCATCCGCGCATGA